The Oncorhynchus mykiss isolate Arlee chromosome 28, USDA_OmykA_1.1, whole genome shotgun sequence genome includes a window with the following:
- the LOC110508244 gene encoding phakinin-like — translation MPLPRRRSSFLNQPAAKERPGSANTRVGTAGITNAPRGVFVGTAPTGVTSSMGTRVSRRALGISSVFLQGLRSTAVPVMPHGVGTGGRQYPGGAENLNSCLMEYRDKVHALEQLNQQLEEQIKHCLDRKVSSAGAWGPLRQDWEDVYRHVSESILANARLMLQTENVQANAEDFKDRYENEQPFRKAMEEEISSLYKVIDDANLTKSDLESQMDSMRAELRDLACNHEEDVRVLYKQMAGGEMDELDAPIETNLDQILAYIRSHWERVIEKNRAETDAYLECKQAESMGSKLSREEEELESLKTECNDAGCKIQSLQAQTESIRALKRGLENSLNDARHWHDIELQNLGSVIGKLESELGDVHGDVEQQRRDYETLLGNKMRLELEIGTYHGILDGEESRYHPSMCTGASEPEGKQTPLPPHSEPSGNPALQGSNTSSP, via the exons ATGCCTCTGCCGAGACGTCGATCCTCCTTCCTGAACCAACCTGCTGCCAAGGAGCGCCCAGGTAGTGCCAACACCAGGGTTGGCACCGCAGGCATCACCAATGCCCCCCGGGGAGTCTTTGTGGGGACGGCCCCCACGGGCGTCACCTCCAGCATGGGCACGCGCGTGTCACGACGAGCCCTGGGCATCAGCAGTGTGTTCCTGCAGGGGCTGAGGAGCACGGCCGTGCCTGTGATGCCCCACGGGGTCGGGACCGGTGGCAGGCAGTACCCCGGGGGTGCCGAGAACCTCAACAGCTGCCTGATGGAGTACAGGGACAAGGTGCACGCCCTGGAGCAGCTCAACCAGCAGCTGGAGGAGCAGATCAAGCACTGCCTGGATCGTAAGGTGTCCAGCGCTGGAGCCTGGGGTCCCCTCAGACAAGACTGGGAGGATGTTTACAGACAT GTTAGTGAGTCCATCCTTGCCAATGCCAGGCTAATGCTGCAGACAGAGAATGTGCAGGCCAACGCTGAGGACTTCAAGGACCG GTATGAGAATGAACAGCCGTTCAGGAAGGCGATGGAGGAAGAGATCAGCTCTCTGTACAAGGTGATTGACGACGCCAACCTGACGAAGTCGGACCTGGAGAGCCAGATGGACAGCATGAGGGCTGAGCTTCGGGACTTGGCCTGCAACCACGAGGAG GACGTGAGGGTGCTCTACAAGCAGATGGCAGGTGGCGAGATGGACGAGCTGGACGCTCCCATTGAGACCAATCTGGACCAGATACTGGCCTACATTCGCTCCCACTGGGAAAGAGTCATCGAGAAGAACCGTGCCGAGACCGACGCCTATCTGGAATGCAAG CAGGCGGAGAGTATGGGCAGTAAACTGAGCcgtgaggaggaggagctggagagTCTGAAGACAGAGTGTAATGATGCTGGCTGTAAGATCCAGAGTCTGCAGGCCCAAACTGAGTCTATCAGAGCACTG AAGCGAGGTCTGGAGAACTCCCTGAACGACGCCAGGCATTGGCACGACATCGAGCTGCAGAACCTGGGATCCGTCATCGGCAAGCTGGAGTCGGAGCTGGGTGACGTCCACGGCGACGTCGAACAACAGCGTCGCGACTATGAGACGTTGCTGGGAAACAAAATGCGTCTGGAGCTGGAAATCGGCACCTACCACGGCATCTTGGACGGGGAGGAGAGCCGCTACCACCCCTCCAT GTGCACAGGTGCATCAGAGCCCGAGGGGAAACAAACTCCCCTTCCTCCCCATTCAGAGCCCTCTGGCAACCCAGCCCTCCAAG GCTCCAACACATCTAGTCCCTAG